Genomic segment of Malania oleifera isolate guangnan ecotype guangnan chromosome 7, ASM2987363v1, whole genome shotgun sequence:
TCCCCACGGCAATAGaaattcctttcttattacatgttggaTGAAATTATAAAGAATAGCTATTACCTCTATTCCCAAATTTCTCattatattccatcttattccaaggAATAGCTCTTCCACTAACCAAACATAATATAAACTGGTATGAGGGTGAGGCAGAGGCTTTGTCCTAGACTCAAATAAGAAGCTCTTTAAAATAACTTACTCTTCTAGCTAAGAGCCACCTTGTTCAAGGCAATCAAGCAACAACTAAGGGGGTGTTCAGTACCACTTCTCTTTTTTTGTTCACCATTTTTGGTGCAATATAATGAAGGTGAAAATGCATTTTTCTATGTTGttgatttttttctatttttattgttagTTTTCAGAAATTGTGGCTAAAACAGAAAGGTGTCGTATTGTATGTGCCAATCGCCATTTAGCGAATAAACCTGTCGatattttttatagtttacagTTGCCGTGCTGTTCCCACAATTTTTTAATATCCAAGATTCACATTTGTATATTAAATCATTCCatgaataattttaaataaaaaattaaaataaaatgactcTGCGAATTAAAATAtggttaaaataaaaatatccataaattttctaaattttttgtttaaaaaaaaaggtCATTCAAAAATATTCTTTTACCGTTTTTCAACCGTCAAATACAATAGAATTGTTCTTGGAGCACAAAAAgtagtaatttttaaaaatagcttGCTGATATCACTAACACAGAAGAGATCATCTAGAGACAGAAATCTAGGGCTCTTCTCCCACCGAATAGCATATGTTCACCGCAGGTTCAACCCCTTATCCCTTATcaacacagagagagagagagagagagagagagagagagagagagagagagagagagagaggaagcaTTAGCAGATTCTACAAGGATCTTTATACTGATCCAGAGACCTGGCGACCTATAGTTAACAGCATCACCTTCAATGCCATGAAACCTTCCACAGTGCAGCAGCTTAAAAGAACCTTTAATGAGTAGGAGATTTTTCAGGCTATCAAAAAAGTAAAGGAGATAAAGCTCCAGGCCCTGATGGCTTTACTTTGGTTTATTTTCAGGCAAACTGGGGACTCCTCAAGCAGGATATTATCAGCATTTTACCAACTTTTACTGTACAGGCATATTCTTGAGTAATTTGAACTCCCCTTTTTAAACCTTGGTCCGCAAGAAAATTGGGGCTTGCAACAATACGGAGTTTTGCCCCATCAGTCTTATGAGTAGTATCTATAAGAATTCTATCCAAACTCTTTTCCAAGAGTCTTAAAAAAAGCAAATCCAGAGGTGTCATTAGCCAACACCAACATGCTTCTGTAGTAGGAAGGCAAATCATGGATGCAGCCCATATTGCTAAAGAAATTGTGGAcagagagaaaggaaagaaagaatggGACGGTCTGCAAATGGAAAAGGCCTTTGATCTAGTGAATTGGGATTTCCTACTTCATATTCTCTAAAGAATGGCTTTGGGGAGTTGTGGTGTAGGTGGATCCATCAATGCATCTCAACCCCTTCCTTCTTTGTACTGCTTAATGGCTAGCCATCATATGTTTTTTGATCTACCAGAAGTCTGAGGCAGCGGATCCCGTCTCTATCTTGTTGTTAATGGAAGTTTTAAGCCTATTCTTGATAAAAGCCTCTGAAGGAGGTCTCCTCAAAGGTCCTGGCATTGGAATGAAATAAGAGGGAGATGTGAATCTCCTACTACCTGTTTGTGACTGATACcattattttcagaaaaaatgaGCCTCATCAGAATCAATCTTAGCTGTGCACTCCGTGGATTTGAAGCAATATTTGTGTTGAAGGTGAACTTGGGAAAAAGCAACCTCATTCCACTTGGGGACAGTTGTTAGGGGCCTCTCCTTGCAGGCCTCTTGGATTGCAAGTCAGGGGCTTCAGGCAGTTCCAATTACTTACCTTGGCCTTCCTCTTTATGCTAAATTCAGAGACAAAGGTGTTTCGGACCCCATCATTGGAAGATTCAAAAGAAAGCTGGCCAGGTGGAAAAGGTGCTACTCGTCTAAAGGTGGGAGACTTATCCTCATAAAGAGCACATTTTCTAATCTTCTGATCTAGTTTATGTCCTCTTCTCTATCCCAAGCTCAATTGTAGATGGAATTCAAAAGATATTCATTTGGGGGAATTCAAGGGAGGTTTCTAGATACCTAGTAAAAATGGGGGAGTTGAACAAGATCTTTGATACGGAGGTTAAGGGCTAAAATCCCTATCTACATTCAATAAAGCCCTCCTCAGGAAATGGATTTGAAGATTCTTGAAGGAGAAGGATAACCTACGGAGGAAGTCATAGCTAAAAAAAATATGGTCTTCTGCATAATGGTTGGATGATTAAAGCCAGGACAGGAGGGCATGGTGCCAGAGTTTGAAATCCATCAGAAAAAATTGGAAGGGTTTCTTCCCTTTCATCAGCTTCCAAGTGAGGAATGGTAATAATGTTCTCTTCTGGCATGACATATGGTGTGGTCAACCCCCCTTAGCATCAAATTCCCTTCTATCTTGCAGTTTGGCTTAGGACAAGAATGTTCCTATGAGTAGTCATCTCCAAATTTCCCACTAGGGAATAGTTGGAACATCCCTTTCATTAGGAATGCTTTAGACCGGGAAATGGAGCAACTCACTGACTTTTATGATTGCTTATACAAAGTCCACTACAGTAACTATCCCAATGGGATCCTAAATAAAATGACTGGTTTGCAGTCAGATCCTCCCATAGGAAACTCAGTCCCCAGATAGAAACTATAAATAACTTTCCTTGCAAATCCATCTGGAAAGCAGCTCCCACAAAAGTTGCTTTCTTTGCATGGGAGGTAACTCTTGGGAAAAATACCTTTTTTTTGTTGATAAACAAAGCATTGTATTAAAAGAGAGAAGAATATACATcagaaaatcagaaaaaaaaaatagataaataaaagaCAGGGAGAAAAAGAAATCCTCCCTTTCCATCAATAGAACTAGTTACAAAGAATGCAACCTAAACCAAGAACCAAACTCAATGTACAGGGTCAACAATCCTTCCGCAAGTCTTCTAGAACCAAACTCAATGTAACAGAGCCAACCGATCCCGCCATAAGTCTTCTACTCCAAACCAAAAAGTTAGCAGTAGCCACACCTTTGAATATTCTAGCGCTCCTTTCCAACCAAAAACACCAAATAATAGCCACAACAGTGCAACACCATAGAATTTTCCTATCCTTTCCTTTGCCGAAACCCCTAAAGATAATGGTATAAAAGGCCTCGTGTATGGAGAGGCTCAATTTTCATcaaatataccaaataatttattccaaataGCCAACGTGAAAGGGCAATGAAGAAAGAGATGTGCACAAATGTCTTCACTCATACAAATGCAGACAGGAGCTTGTTGTGTTTAGAGAGTACATAAATAGTTAATTACATCCTCTTGCACTGCTCCTGGACAAAAACCTTGTGCGACTTAGCCATTTCGTTAATCAAACATCAGTATGTTATTGCCAGAACAGTGGAAGGAGAGTTATGAGCTTGGAAAGGAATCCATGTTAGTGAGGACTAATAGGAGGAAGAAAGCCTTGTCGCTCATTCCTCTTGCCATCTTTTGGTTTGTGTAGAGGGAAAGGAATAAGAGAGATTTTAAAGGAATGGCAATGCCCTTACATGTTTTCAAAGACCACTTGATTACTACTGTCACTAGATGGCATGGTGCTTTGTCCTAGTTAACTCatgtaattcttgatttttttttatatcttccAGCGCAGGTAAGTGCCTGTTGTTTGCAGATGGGTGGCATCCAATTGATGCCTTTTAGTGAAATTTTCTTTGCTGATTAAGAAAACGTGAGTTCAAAAGATAAGTTTTTTCTTTATAGCAAAAGAAGACTTCAttaataggaagagaatttaaacGAGGGAGAATGATATATCTCCCAAAAAAGGATtggaaaaatccagaaaaaacAACTAataaataccaaaaaataaaagatcAACATGCCAATAAGTTCCTCCCATCTCCATGTAATTCATGGAAACTAATTCCTCTTTAAAAACCAAAGCCAGCGCACCAGAgtgaggccaaatactgaattttaTCCCAAACCAGCATGCAATTTAATATCTTCCCATTGGATATCCTTGCATTACCCTCCAACCATAACCCCTATAAAACTGCAAGTATTCCACAATTCCATAGGGCTGCCTAGTCCTTTCTCCTACCAAAGCTTGTGAAAGAAATAGCTAACAATTCACCAACTGAAGAAGGGCATACCCAGCTCTCTCCAGATATACCAAAAAtcatattccaaatcctccaagaaaattcaCAGTGCAAAAGAAGACGAGAAGCCATCTCAGAATTTTTGAAACAGAGCACACATACATCGGGAGAGAgaaccttcaaaggtctcctaatttgcagcaagctattagtattaattttattgagcacaaccaaccaagtgaaagctGTAATTTTTGGAGGAGCCTTGGCCTTCCAAATGAAACAATAGAGTGGGAAATAAGAATTGGAGTATGTCaagatttcaaaaaatatacaaaaaaacaCTCCCAACTGATCCAAAGACCAAAGATCAAACatcccccgccccccccccccgggcggcAAAGAAAGATCTCCCATTCAATAGAAATAACAAAGAAGACAACTCCACCAACTCCCTACCATTAGGAGGTTCTCTAAAATGGAGATTCCAAGAAACTAATGGGCTACCCAAATCCCCAATGAAGAAAGATATGGATCTATTTTTCTTGGAGCTTAGTCGAAATAGACAAGGGAATGAAGTGGATAAGGATGCACAACCCAGCCAAAGTTCTTTCCAAAAACAGATCTATGAGCCCCTCCCCACCTCAAGATTAGTGTAAGGGATGAAAGAAggataaatatgagaaatgaacctCCACAGACTCCCCAAAgaacatttttttatatttattgttataatatatcttttatattctttttcatttcattattctaatcaattttttttattgtaatttgaTTTGAGGACAAAAATTAATATGTATTCAAGAAGGATTTTAGTTTGTTAcagttttgaaaatattaaccGAGCAAGTTGCTCGTCTTCAGTTTTTAGTTCCTGCTCCTGCATTAAGTTTTTGGTTTCTGATTATTTTTTTCCCACAATTTTCATTATTTAACAAACAACCCCCAAGATATTTTACTATTCTGGCTGATACAGGCCTCTCTTAAGCAATTAATAACTGCATTCAATTAAGCAGTAAGATGAATTTCACCTTCTCTGATGCCCTATGGAAACACCATATTGCTGAGGCAACATCTTTCTTCACACAATCCCCTGTCAGATATACAGCACCTAGAAGGTAGAGTGCACCTGGATGCAGCTAGAACACAACAAGCTCCAATAAGATTATGATACATTCAGAACTCAAGAAGGCATTGTCAATTTATTTGTCTTGAGAAAGTATACCTGGTCTACAGCCTTCTCCAAATAATAGAATGCCTGTTGATCGGACTGAACATGTTCATTCTATCCATAAACCAAGTTAAAGAACATCAAGACCATGCGATGGTAATCCGGAAAGCATTTAAATTTAATAAAGACCATCTACAAAAGTAGTTCTTTATGTGTGATGTTTGTGGGCAGCCACATTAAATTGGGATTGTGAAAAAATGAGAAGTCTCCAGCAGGCCACGCTcatagaaaattgaaaataaccttaattttttttttttttccccattggCAAAAAGGATAAAAGATTCATTGGTATGGAGATTCTGAGAAAGGAATctttaaaaatacaaaaacagTACCTATGTGTGGAACAGTGGAAGCCCGCCCTGCCCCCCTCCCCCaagaaaaaaaacacaaaaaataaaaaaaaatggaagtacAAACTACCAACATAAATTTCAACATCCAAAAGACTAGAATTAAATGACCCTTTTCCCAGCCGAGTTCTGATCCATCTCTCCTTCAAACAACCACCACTATTGTAtccaaaatattataattaaatgaGCCTTTTCCCCAAAAGTAAACCAAAAAATTGCAATAGGGGATGAAGTTCCAAGTCTTTCCTTCACTCTTCTTGCAAAGAGACCTTGCCAAGTAAGAAGTCACCCTCTCACAGGCTTAGAGCAATCCACCTAATTGCCCAAAGGCAATACAAAACTCCCAAAGGTTCAACAATGTGCCAGAGCCTAGCTTCTTCTTTACAAATTATCAATAGTCAAAATTTATTCTCAAGTTTCCCAAGAGAACATGGCAACCTTCTTTGGAGCATTGTTTCCAAGGAAATTTCCCATATCCAAATTCCTCTTGGCCATTACCTCATAACACAACTTTATTGAAAAGCAATTATTGTTGGACAAATTCCATTGTACTTGATTATTTCCTTATTCCCTTATTGATTCCATAAAGCTTTTGATAAAAGCACAAAACCCCAACGCCCGCCCCCCCACCCCCCTCCTCCCAAAAAACACAATATACtacataaacacacacacacacacacatggacGCATGCATGCATggaaacatacatacatacatacatacatatatatatgtgtgtgtgtgtgtgtgtgtgtgtgtgtgtgtgtataaaagaAAACAATCTGCAAAAAAGCTTCTTTATGAGTTGGCCAAAGTAAATAAATTAGAGAATCAGGAAATAAGAAGAGCCTCGTCACACCAAATGTCATGTGTAAATAGAAAAGACAACCAATTCCGTACCTCaaattataaggatattttttccctttaggaataaaaatcaaatggtCACTCCATAAATCACACCTATTTTAGATTCCCACCTTTTTTATCTTCTATGCAGTTTGCAACAGTAAGACACCTCTAAAGAGCTCACCTATTCACCTTTAAATTAAGTGATTTTTACATTATTAATGTGAGACTAgcactaaaatttttaattttccaaatttacaATTTGCCtttgatttttattatcttcTCTTGAGATTTCTGCATACACACAATTTGTTGTGGATAAGCCTgtttaaataaataaagcaaGATTCTAAAGCTAAAAGTTGAAAAAAAGAGCTGCTATAAAGCATGTTGCTGGAACTGGTAACAATAACACCAAATCAAGTGCCATAAAACAAAGAGTAccaaagatagaaaaataaaaatttctaacaagaataacatgaaaaaaaaaaatcataaaaaagatAAACTCTAGAGGTAATAGGTTGACAAATTTTTGCAAAGATGGAGCATGTTGTATGCCATTCAAAGAAGACTGCCATCTTCAGCATGGTGACAAGGCACACAAAATGTGCTTCCACGAGTTAATTCCACAGTACATCATTAACGTGCATAAAAACACAAATTACCAAAATACTGATCACTGCTACAACAGCATCCAACACCTGATAAAGGTTTAAAAATCAAGCACAATATTGTATCACATTATGAATGTACTCAAACAATAACTCTGTTAACTTCTAGGCAACTTGAACTTACTAGCCTATGACCATAAACAAGGACAGCACATACCAAGACCATGCACCAGCGCTTCaaaaatttttaatcataaaaaCAGTTGTCAACATAAGCCCAGAAACTTTTCAGAGTCTTGAAGATACATTTTTATGCCATTGAAAGTAGATGACAACAGAACAATCCTTGAAGTTCTAACTCTGCTGGTTTTTCACACACAAAATCTACCATCTCAGGAAGGGCAGAGGAAAAACCTAAAAATGTAGGATTGTTCATATAAAACTGCATAGAAAGTTAAGTAATTAATACTAAGCATAGAGATGCACTGACAACTATAAATATTCCATTCCCATCCTATTTCATTCTACAAACAAAGCGTAACATTACATTCAAACAATCTAAGAACCCTCACTATAGGAGGACGTTGTGTTGGATTTAGCAGAGTGGCAAGAACATGATATGTTGTTGTCCTGTGCAGATTATGCTTTTAAAGCTTCTCAAGTTACAATAGAAATCTCAATAATATAAACTAAAATGTGAGACTAATGAAAACTTGCTGGTGGCTCCTTATATGAATCCATCGACAGAACTTAACACCTCCAAAATGCAAACTACCTAACATGTATAGGCATCAAAGCAAGCATAAGGAGCCTAACCTCAACTCTTAAACGGCAACCCAATTCATATTGTGCATCTGGATCACCCATCTCTGCAGCTTCAACTAACAAAGCAGCTCCTCTAATAGGATGGAAAATGCAACCAACAACAATGACAGGTGGAGATAAACATAAAAAGGTATATAGGTGAATTTCAAAAACAAAACCAAATGGCAAGCAACCATTACTATTATTAAAAATTCACATGTTTTGCAGGTTAGAGGGCTTAGCAGGTTAAGGAACACCAAAATTCTAAATCAAATTCCACACTTAAAAGCTTCCAAATGTCAGATGAAGGATCTAAGAGCATCTGGAAAATTCAATCTAAAGACAAACAAATGAAAATTCTAgtatttttctaattttgaaaaaaatgaactAAGTAAAACTGTTATTTTATGCTTAAATAACATTTGAAATGTCAGTGAGGTAATAATGTCTAGAGTGCAAACAATTGCAGGGAcagcagcaaaaaaaaaaatatagccaAGAATCATGTAAGAAGAGAGATAAGTTCCCTTACATAGCTTTACATGCCCCTGGAACATGGTATTTCATATGTAATTTGGCCAACCAGTATCTGGCATGGGTGTTCGAGTTGTCTGCCTCCAAAGCCAACTCAAAATTCACTTTTGCAGCCTGACATTAAACACCCACACAAGGAGTGTTGGGGCTTCGTTAGATCTAAAAAAAATTTCCCGAGATAAAAGTTactaaatcacaaatccacttaAAATTCCTTTGCCAGCAAATAAATTCTAAAATGAATCAAGGTAAATCAATTGTTAATTCTACAACTAAAGTTGTTTATCATACCCCCATTACTTATATTGGTACACAATtctccatcatcatcatcaactgACCTAGCTATCAGTGTCAAGAAATACAAAAACAATAAAACACCACCAATATCTCAAAATTAATTAAAGGACCACATACAATATTTTCaccaaaaaataacaataataagagCAACCCTTCAGCTGTATAatgtatacataaataaattGACCAACATATGCATATTCATATGCACATAAATGAATTCACATAGGGAAAAAAATGCGTGCGGAAAGTTGGCATACTGCTTGAAAGACATGATGATTCAAcatttttttgatagaaaaagaaaccCATAACAGCAAAGAGAGAGAATTACAaagaatagaaaataaaatatctCCCTAAAaacaaacagaaaaaaaaaaaaaacccaaaggGTGAACCCAAAAGGAAGCAAAGAAAACAAATGTAACCCATAATAAATCTAGGGAGTTCTTTTGCCATTAAAACTCCTTGCATTCTTTTCAATCTGCAAAgtccaaaaaaacaaaaagcaaaaaaaaaaaagaataaaataaaaacacatcTTCAGAAGACCATCCCTTTCTTACTCCTTATAAAACCCCTATACCGTACAGCAGCACCACCTCATCAAAAATTAATAAGGGGTCGGCCCAAAGCTGCTTAGCAAATATTACTGTTGGAAAATAGGAATGCATAGAGGCATATAGACGTGTAGCCATAAATGGACTCAAGATAGCATCACAAGAAAGCTAGAATACATGATTAAGAAATGGGCATTACCATAAGTTAACAAATTAATCATACCCTAAGAAGAGGGATAAGACGGCGATCgttgagttcagtgtagtctaTGACTCTATCCACCTCTTTCACAGCACTCCACCCTTTTGCAATGTACTCCATAGCCTTCTTATTTCTATTGTGAAGTTCTCTCTGTAAATCAAACCCCTAAAAAAGATGTAAATTAAAAAAGttcaggtaagggaaatttgGGAAGGTCGAAAAACTTGCCTTCGGAATGAAGTTCCAACGATGAAGGGCATAATGTTTCACAGTGGCCTTCGCAAGGAATAATCTAAACatcttatttttctattatttatgCTTCAAGGAATCAAAAAGAGAGGCATTcatgagtttaaaaaaaaaactgaaaaaactGGGTGAGGAAAGAGATGCGTGATTAAGGGCTCAGCCCAAGTTGAGAATGCAAAAtgttttctccctctttattctTTTATACAAGCTAATTTGGTGATTTTGGACCGTTTCGACATCGCTTCGTAATCTGGACATTACTCTCTGATCCGAGtttcgattgagatgattcaagaaGATATGGAATGCCAAGCAAAAGTTCTACAACTTATGTTTtcagttttgagaaatattgactGCATCAAGGTCAAAATTAGGCTTATAGTTGCTGCACCTGCACTACTGGCGTTTTGGAATGTTCCTTAGCCTGCAATTCTAATACGCGGATTTGGCGTAGTTTATTTTCGAAAGTTTCTAGATCTGGTGCATGaaaaattccaactataaaaccACTTTACTAGTTATATTaggactttattttatttttaatgttttccTTAATTAGTCTGATTTGGATATTGTTATTAGAATATTTTTAGAAGATTTGGATAttgttattaaaatatttttaggagatttgATAGGCTTCTAATATAGGGAATGAACGTgtaaaagggggagaaatcatCAGACTTGAGAcgcctctctctcccctcttcACACAcgcctctctctcccctcttctCTAACTTCTCCTTCGAGTTTTCATCATGGCCCTACGTGGATAAACTTTTATAATTGGTCAAAGAAATGGGAAGCCTTGGAATCAATAAAACTATGAGATCTAATTTGTTTGTATTGTTCAATTTATGCTTTGAGTATCGGATGTTCTTATGTGCCTATTTTCGTGATT
This window contains:
- the LOC131159627 gene encoding uncharacterized protein LOC131159627 isoform X3, which encodes MGAAKVNFELALEADNSNTHARYWLAKLHMKYHVPGACKAIGAALLVEAAEMGDPDAQYELGCRLRVENEHVQSDQQAFYYLEKAVDQLHPGALYLLGAVYLTGDCVKKDVASAIWCFHRASEKGHAGAAIAYGSLLLQGVQVPDSITRFNSNRGFSAKTRKKNAGSPLLDPVEMAREQFQIAAKAGCDLGFKWLTGLEEEEQRLLTG
- the LOC131159627 gene encoding uncharacterized protein LOC131159627 isoform X2 — encoded protein: MFRLFLAKATVKHYALHRWNFIPKRELHNRNKKAMEYIAKGWSAVKEVDRVIDYTELNDRRLIPLLRAAKVNFELALEADNSNTHARYWLAKLHMKYHVPGACKAIGAALLVEAAEMGDPDAQYELGCRLRVENEHVQSDQQAFYYLEKAVDQLHPGALYLLGAVYLTGDCVKKDVASAIWCFHRASEKGHAGAAIAYGSLLLQGASLPRPERRMLEVLCWIQ
- the LOC131159627 gene encoding uncharacterized protein LOC131159627 isoform X1 gives rise to the protein MFRLFLAKATVKHYALHRWNFIPKRELHNRNKKAMEYIAKGWSAVKEVDRVIDYTELNDRRLIPLLRAAKVNFELALEADNSNTHARYWLAKLHMKYHVPGACKAIGAALLVEAAEMGDPDAQYELGCRLRVENEHVQSDQQAFYYLEKAVDQLHPGALYLLGAVYLTGDCVKKDVASAIWCFHRASEKGHAGAAIAYGSLLLQGVQVPDSITRFNSNRGFSAKTRKKNAGSPLLDPVEMAREQFQIAAKAGCDLGFKWLTGLEEEEQRLLTG
- the LOC131159627 gene encoding uncharacterized protein LOC131159627 isoform X4; the protein is MAAKVNFELALEADNSNTHARYWLAKLHMKYHVPGACKAIGAALLVEAAEMGDPDAQYELGCRLRVENEHVQSDQQAFYYLEKAVDQLHPGALYLLGAVYLTGDCVKKDVASAIWCFHRASEKGHAGAAIAYGSLLLQGVQVPDSITRFNSNRGFSAKTRKKNAGSPLLDPVEMAREQFQIAAKAGCDLGFKWLTGLEEEEQRLLTG